The following is a genomic window from Candidatus Neomarinimicrobiota bacterium.
AAATTGACAATATAAATTTTGATGTGTACAAAGAAGATTAATCGCTTTGTTTGTAAATAGTAAAAAGGGAATTAAATCAAAAATATATTTAATTATTTTTGCATTTGCCGGTACATGCGTTTTATTGAGTTTATTATTGAAAAGTTATGGAATTGAAAACAGTTCTCTTTTTACAAACACTATTATTGGTGAAATTGAAGCCTATCTTAGGTAAATCAATTCGACAACCATTTAATTTTTATACAATCAAAAAAAACAAACATTCATTATGAACAGCCTCGATATAAAACAAAATAAATTTAAGGACTTTTTATTTGATTTAGTCCTATATATATCAGTTATGTTTTTGATTCGAGAAGTAAATATTCCCAATATAGGATTTATTGCCAATGGTCTTTTTTGGTCCTTTACCACTTTAGTTGTGGCATCATGGCGAATGAGAGTAAGAGGTGTCACTTGGAACGATTTGGGTTTACGCAAGCCCAAAAGCATTAAAAAAACTTTAATGGTCACTGGAATTATCCTTGTATTTATCCCTATATCCATAATGATATTTCAATTTTTTAAAGATCAAATACCATTTTTATTAGAGCCAGACATGTCCGAAAAGAACGCCGTTTCTAAATTTGGTAACCTTAAAGGAAATTGGGCACTTTTCTTTTTAATTATACCATTTATATTGATTGAGTCAATGCTGGAAGAATTGTTGGATAGAGGCTTTCTGATTAATTGGTTAGAGCGATTGTTCTCAAAGAAAAATTTTGCTACAGTTTTTGCAGTAATTACCCAAGCGGCAATTTTCGGATTCAGACATTCTAATGATTTTTCCGAAAGATCCATTACCGTTGGTCTTATTGGTTTAGTCATGGGTATTGGTTATGTTACTTTTGGACGAAATCTATGGCCCCTGATAATTGCCCATTGTGTTCTTAATACAATGTCAATGATTGGGAGAGTATGAAAATGAATTTTAATCAAAAAAGGAGAAAATAAAAATGGATAAATATCCTGCAAACCTAACAATCGATTACCCGGAAAAAGCCAATCGGCTTACTGTGTTTTTCCGGTTATTCACGGCCATTCCAATTATGCTTATTCTAGGACTATTATCATATCATGGATATAATAACGATCAATTTCCGAATGAATCATATTGGGTGGGAATTTTAGTCGCTCCGACGCTTTTAATGATAGTTTTTCGAAGAAAATATCCCAAATGGTGGTTTGATTGGAATATTGCATTGACAAAATTCTCGTTGCGCGTATCCTCTTATTTATTGCTGCTACGCCATGAGTACCCCTCAACGGATGAAGAACAGGCCGTCCATGTACATATTGAATATCCTGATGTAGAAAAAGATCTCAATCAATGGATGCCTCTAATCAAATGGTTATTGGTTTTCCCCCATATAATTCTACTCTGTTTTATCATGATTGGGGTCATGCTTTCAACAATTCTGGCATGGATTATTATTTTGCTCACGGGGAGATACCCAAAAAGTATGTTTGATTTTGTGGTGGGTGCTTTGCGATGGGGATTAAGAGTAGGAGCTTACGCAGTTTTATTAACCACAGATAAATATCCCCCATTCAGGCTAAGCGAATGAATAGTAAATTAATCGGTATTGGGGTGGCATTGATCTTTGTTTTAGGAGGGGTTGATGCAGGTACTTGGGAAAAGAAGGATGAATCTCCAGATAACTTTTACGAGCCAGCATCAGCAGTTTATGATTCAGAGCACCATC
Proteins encoded in this region:
- a CDS encoding CPBP family intramembrane metalloprotease translates to MNSLDIKQNKFKDFLFDLVLYISVMFLIREVNIPNIGFIANGLFWSFTTLVVASWRMRVRGVTWNDLGLRKPKSIKKTLMVTGIILVFIPISIMIFQFFKDQIPFLLEPDMSEKNAVSKFGNLKGNWALFFLIIPFILIESMLEELLDRGFLINWLERLFSKKNFATVFAVITQAAIFGFRHSNDFSERSITVGLIGLVMGIGYVTFGRNLWPLIIAHCVLNTMSMIGRV
- a CDS encoding DUF4389 domain-containing protein, translating into MDKYPANLTIDYPEKANRLTVFFRLFTAIPIMLILGLLSYHGYNNDQFPNESYWVGILVAPTLLMIVFRRKYPKWWFDWNIALTKFSLRVSSYLLLLRHEYPSTDEEQAVHVHIEYPDVEKDLNQWMPLIKWLLVFPHIILLCFIMIGVMLSTILAWIIILLTGRYPKSMFDFVVGALRWGLRVGAYAVLLTTDKYPPFRLSE